A stretch of Vannielia litorea DNA encodes these proteins:
- a CDS encoding OsmC family protein has protein sequence MIKRKASAHWSGNIKDGKGTVSTGSGALSDQPYGFNTRFEDAPGTNPEELIGAAHAGCFTMALSKVLVDQTGQEAEALDTTATVHLDKEGEGFAVKRVHLALKGRVPGIDEAAFMKAAETAKANCPISKLLQGGAEITLEAQFEG, from the coding sequence ATGATCAAGCGCAAGGCATCGGCCCATTGGAGCGGAAACATCAAGGACGGCAAGGGCACCGTCAGCACCGGCTCGGGCGCTCTCTCCGACCAGCCCTACGGCTTCAACACCCGCTTCGAGGACGCCCCCGGCACCAACCCCGAGGAGCTGATCGGCGCCGCCCACGCAGGCTGCTTCACCATGGCGCTCTCCAAGGTGCTGGTCGACCAGACCGGCCAGGAGGCCGAGGCACTCGACACCACCGCCACCGTCCACCTGGACAAGGAGGGCGAGGGGTTCGCCGTCAAGCGCGTGCACCTCGCGCTGAAGGGCCGCGTGCCCGGCATCGACGAGGCCGCCTTCATGAAGGCCGCCGAAACCGCCAAGGCCAACTGCCCGATCTCCAAGCTGCTCCAGGGCGGCGCGGAGATCACGCTGGAGGCGCAGTTCGAAGGCTAG
- a CDS encoding M48 family metallopeptidase, with amino-acid sequence MLKLTPILLAVLYGLVLWRFSAWRLARQLDDQSTPLDDPALLKLTDRMARALDLPRLKVHIFETPAINGLAAPDGRIFITRGFHAALKQGTVTEQELASVIAHELGHVALGHSRRRMIDFSGQNALRVGLAMVLNRVLPGIGAAIATGLTSMLMARLSRADEFEADAYASALLTKAGIGTGPQKALFAKLDKLTGAGGAKVPAWFMSHPPAARRIAAIEANEAKWGTGS; translated from the coding sequence ATGCTGAAGCTCACCCCCATCCTCCTCGCCGTGCTCTACGGTCTCGTCCTGTGGCGTTTCTCGGCCTGGCGGCTCGCCCGCCAGCTCGACGACCAGAGCACGCCCCTCGACGACCCGGCGCTGCTCAAGCTGACCGACCGCATGGCCCGCGCCCTCGACCTGCCCCGGCTGAAGGTCCACATCTTCGAGACCCCGGCGATCAATGGCCTCGCCGCGCCCGACGGGCGCATCTTCATCACCCGTGGCTTTCACGCCGCCCTGAAGCAGGGCACCGTCACCGAGCAGGAGCTGGCCTCGGTCATCGCCCACGAGCTCGGTCACGTGGCGCTGGGGCATTCGCGCCGCCGGATGATCGACTTTTCCGGGCAGAACGCCCTGCGGGTGGGGCTCGCCATGGTGCTCAACCGGGTTCTGCCCGGCATCGGCGCCGCCATCGCCACCGGCCTCACCTCCATGCTCATGGCGCGGCTCTCGCGGGCCGACGAGTTCGAGGCCGATGCCTATGCCTCCGCCCTGCTCACCAAGGCCGGCATCGGCACCGGCCCTCAGAAGGCGCTCTTCGCCAAGCTCGACAAACTCACCGGGGCCGGCGGCGCAAAGGTGCCTGCCTGGTTCATGAGCCACCCGCCCGCCGCCCGGCGGATCGCGGCGATCGAGGCCAACGAGGCGAAATGGGGCACCGGCAGCTGA
- a CDS encoding RSP_2648 family PIN domain-containing protein: protein MRLCLDACVLYPTVMRELLMGAAKAGFFEPQWSARILEEWRRAALKRGPGEGVQAEGEIALLRAAWPRAEVKVEPGLEARLWLPDPADVHVLACAVACSADGIVTANAKDFPRNVLAEEGLMRADPDNLLLGFAEADRPRMAAVAEAVRAEAERLSGEGWEMRALLKKARLPRLGKALAGART from the coding sequence GTGAGACTGTGCCTCGACGCCTGCGTGCTCTACCCCACGGTGATGCGGGAGCTGCTCATGGGCGCGGCGAAGGCGGGGTTCTTCGAGCCGCAATGGTCGGCCCGGATTCTGGAGGAGTGGCGCCGCGCGGCGCTGAAGCGGGGGCCCGGCGAGGGCGTGCAGGCAGAGGGCGAGATCGCCCTGCTGCGGGCGGCCTGGCCACGGGCGGAGGTGAAGGTGGAGCCGGGGCTGGAGGCGCGGCTCTGGCTGCCCGACCCGGCGGATGTGCATGTGCTGGCCTGCGCCGTGGCCTGCTCGGCCGACGGGATCGTGACCGCCAACGCCAAGGACTTTCCGCGCAACGTGCTGGCCGAGGAGGGCCTCATGCGGGCCGATCCCGACAACCTGCTGCTGGGCTTCGCCGAGGCCGACCGGCCCCGGATGGCAGCTGTGGCGGAGGCCGTCCGCGCCGAGGCGGAGCGGCTTTCGGGCGAGGGGTGGGAGATGCGGGCGCTGCTGAAGAAGGCGCGGCTGCCGCGCCTGGGCAAGGCCTTGGCGGGCGCGAGGACCTAG
- a CDS encoding RSP_2647 family RNA methyltransferase codes for MSDADLLPTVRLKPGADARALRHGSPWVYSDALVLDRRTKALPAGSVAVLEDAERSPLALVAVTPESRIAARVLDRDLTARIDEAWFAARLQAALALRERLYAAPFYRLVHAEADGLPGVVIDRFGDILVVQPNAAWADARSAMLAEAAVQVTRARTVILNGMGRARKFEGLGEGLEVACGTAPEAPVPVPMNGATYMADLMGGQKTGLFYDQRDNHAFTAGLAKGARVLDVFSHVGGFALAALAGGAVSALAVDGSEPALTLAQAGAEAGGMAERFETRKGDAFAVLEALGAEGAQFDVVICDPPAFAPSKKALTQGLRAYERVARLAAPLVAPGGYLTLCSCSHAADVAKFGNACARGIGRAGRAAQLLRTGYAAADHPTLPQLAESGYLKALTYRLLP; via the coding sequence ATGAGTGATGCCGACCTTCTTCCGACCGTCCGTCTGAAACCCGGTGCCGATGCCCGCGCCCTGCGCCATGGCAGCCCCTGGGTCTATTCCGATGCGCTGGTGCTCGACCGTCGCACCAAGGCGCTGCCCGCCGGCAGCGTGGCGGTGCTGGAGGATGCCGAGCGCAGCCCGCTGGCCCTGGTGGCGGTGACCCCCGAGAGCCGGATCGCGGCGCGGGTGCTCGATCGGGACCTGACAGCCAGGATCGACGAAGCGTGGTTTGCAGCGCGGTTGCAGGCCGCACTGGCGCTGCGCGAGCGGCTCTACGCCGCGCCGTTCTACCGGCTTGTCCATGCCGAGGCCGATGGCCTGCCGGGGGTGGTGATCGACCGTTTCGGCGACATCCTGGTGGTGCAGCCCAACGCGGCCTGGGCCGATGCCCGCTCCGCGATGCTGGCGGAGGCCGCGGTGCAGGTGACCCGCGCGCGCACGGTCATCCTCAACGGCATGGGCCGGGCGCGGAAATTCGAGGGGCTGGGCGAGGGGCTCGAGGTGGCCTGCGGCACAGCCCCCGAGGCGCCGGTGCCGGTGCCGATGAACGGGGCGACCTACATGGCCGACCTGATGGGCGGGCAGAAGACCGGGCTCTTCTACGACCAGCGCGACAACCACGCCTTCACCGCCGGGCTGGCCAAGGGCGCGCGGGTGCTCGACGTGTTCAGCCACGTGGGCGGCTTTGCCCTCGCGGCGCTGGCGGGCGGGGCCGTTTCGGCCCTGGCCGTCGATGGCTCGGAGCCCGCGCTGACGCTGGCCCAGGCCGGCGCCGAGGCCGGCGGCATGGCGGAGAGGTTCGAGACCCGGAAGGGCGATGCCTTTGCCGTGCTCGAGGCGCTCGGAGCCGAGGGGGCGCAGTTTGACGTGGTGATCTGCGATCCGCCGGCCTTTGCCCCCTCCAAGAAGGCCCTGACGCAGGGGCTTCGGGCCTATGAGCGGGTGGCGCGCCTTGCCGCGCCGCTGGTGGCGCCGGGCGGCTACCTCACGCTCTGCTCCTGCTCGCATGCCGCCGATGTGGCCAAGTTCGGCAATGCCTGCGCGCGGGGCATCGGGCGGGCAGGACGCGCGGCGCAGCTCTTGCGCACGGGCTACGCCGCGGCAGACCATCCGACCCTGCCGCAGCTCGCGGAATCGGGCTACCTGAAGGCACTGACCTACCGGCTGCTGCCGTGA
- a CDS encoding DUF6778 family protein, whose amino-acid sequence MNKLTHTAALALTVLSVAGCAVKSSVPVATRSAPLGTAQLATPEAAAKPAPSLQGYQIHDIRVDVPLSLRVSEANTYYPNADIVWRGDAPGDRHKQVQAIFEEALGRGGVRLTRGKPVDVEIEVLRFHSLTEKTRYTVGGVHSIKFRMTMVDPKTGEELESRVITADLKAYGGTKAVAMEAKGWGQKARITQHLANTFTNELSAHPTAG is encoded by the coding sequence ATGAACAAGCTGACCCATACCGCCGCCCTCGCGCTGACCGTCCTGTCCGTGGCCGGCTGCGCCGTGAAATCCAGCGTGCCCGTGGCGACCCGTTCGGCGCCGCTCGGCACCGCCCAACTGGCCACCCCGGAGGCGGCTGCCAAGCCCGCGCCCTCCCTGCAGGGCTACCAGATCCACGATATCCGCGTGGATGTGCCGCTCTCGCTGCGCGTGTCGGAGGCCAACACCTATTACCCCAACGCCGATATCGTCTGGCGCGGCGACGCGCCCGGTGACCGGCACAAACAGGTGCAGGCGATCTTCGAGGAGGCCTTGGGCCGGGGCGGCGTGCGCCTGACCAGGGGCAAGCCGGTGGACGTGGAAATCGAGGTTCTGCGCTTCCATTCGCTCACCGAGAAGACCCGCTACACCGTGGGCGGGGTGCATTCGATCAAGTTCCGCATGACCATGGTCGACCCGAAAACCGGCGAAGAGCTGGAAAGCCGGGTGATCACCGCCGACCTGAAGGCCTACGGCGGCACCAAGGCGGTGGCGATGGAGGCCAAGGGGTGGGGGCAGAAGGCCCGTATCACGCAACATCTGGCCAACACCTTCACCAATGAGCTTTCGGCCCATCCGACGGCGGGCTGA
- a CDS encoding CHAT domain-containing tetratricopeptide repeat protein, translating into MTALLLGLVLALSTPAAAQDTPEALREAVLEGDRLFGEGRYEEALAFVEALHPRLVEAFGAFSVEALQNRAAMASSRARLGTEPIEAYAALLDDWVEHHGRDHPEAQRARMNLAMALSNARRAGEAMPFALEAYEFARGHWGAQAVTTLFFRYNVAGLMERTGEYELALAEFIAVKDGLAAHDDGRARKHRAVVTVHAARMAEQLGRHDEAIMLYAESLPATREAFGPRHPDLVRINYLMGKLAGRMGYLSVAGEVLFDGVQLAEEIYGPKSRQVSEYNAMIALVLTREGPGSQYYQLGVHLLDLAIANMEEVLGRSHPALSEPLTWAATLAMEENRWERALELARWSGEIGTAMSGPWFDALAAAETSGKMTAVSSAEEAFRAVQASYLSVASTSTLMLRQRLALAREGAGEAARSYTDSLRRRNTLQAALLDHSGLPLDERDPAAEAALQAELAATLAEIEARQAELSGRDPWMNGLKEGMAASAQEVRESLKPGEAVVIVDVTTRAWGSSRIVVVTPESAAWAPIPADQPQLAALVERVREGIELKIGVRAALSLKAATGAAPEEFDTEAAAELYALTFGQVAPALEGVSHIYVELRGALSSLPPQLLLRSLPEGDLAEADWLLRHHAVTVIPSVLSLQITALGAEVGRAPEPFLGLANPDYGVEAAAGNARAAQLRSGLAPLPETAGEVHSVADAVRAGAGAVLEGAEASEAGLKGRALDRFRVLYFATHGLVSGDAVEGDVLDESALALTPGEGEDGFLKVSEIAQLKLNADWVVLSACNTAVGGKPGAEALSGLAQGFFYAGARALLVSHWPVESQSAVALMTDIFARRAADPALSAAEAQRQAALALMQTPKWSHPAYWAPFILVGDPG; encoded by the coding sequence GTGACGGCGCTGCTTCTCGGCCTGGTGCTCGCGCTTTCCACGCCTGCCGCCGCGCAGGACACGCCCGAGGCGTTGCGCGAGGCAGTGCTGGAGGGCGACAGGCTCTTCGGCGAAGGGCGCTACGAGGAGGCGCTGGCCTTTGTCGAGGCGCTGCATCCGAGGCTTGTGGAGGCCTTCGGCGCGTTCAGCGTGGAGGCGCTTCAGAACCGGGCCGCGATGGCCTCGAGCCGGGCGCGCCTCGGGACCGAGCCGATAGAGGCCTATGCCGCCCTGCTCGACGACTGGGTGGAGCACCACGGGCGCGACCATCCCGAGGCGCAGCGCGCGCGGATGAACCTGGCCATGGCGCTCTCGAACGCGCGGCGGGCGGGCGAGGCGATGCCCTTTGCGCTGGAGGCCTACGAGTTTGCCAGGGGCCACTGGGGCGCGCAGGCGGTGACGACGCTGTTCTTTCGCTACAACGTGGCCGGTCTGATGGAGCGGACCGGCGAATACGAGCTGGCGCTGGCCGAGTTCATCGCGGTGAAGGACGGGCTGGCCGCCCATGACGACGGCCGCGCGCGCAAGCACCGGGCGGTGGTGACGGTGCATGCCGCGCGTATGGCCGAGCAGCTGGGGCGCCACGACGAGGCGATCATGCTCTATGCCGAGAGCCTGCCCGCCACGCGGGAGGCCTTCGGGCCGCGCCACCCCGACCTGGTGCGGATCAACTACCTGATGGGCAAGCTGGCGGGGCGAATGGGGTATCTAAGTGTCGCGGGCGAGGTGCTCTTCGACGGGGTGCAGCTGGCCGAGGAGATCTACGGGCCGAAGAGCCGGCAGGTGAGCGAATACAACGCGATGATCGCGCTGGTTCTCACCCGGGAAGGGCCGGGGAGCCAGTATTACCAGCTGGGCGTGCACCTGCTCGACCTGGCGATCGCCAACATGGAGGAGGTGCTGGGGCGCAGTCACCCCGCGCTGTCGGAGCCGCTGACCTGGGCTGCGACGCTGGCGATGGAGGAGAACCGCTGGGAGCGGGCGCTGGAGCTGGCGCGCTGGTCGGGCGAGATCGGCACCGCCATGTCGGGGCCGTGGTTCGACGCCCTGGCCGCCGCCGAGACGAGCGGAAAGATGACCGCGGTCAGTTCGGCGGAAGAGGCCTTTCGGGCGGTGCAGGCCAGCTACCTCTCGGTCGCCTCCACCAGCACGCTGATGCTGCGCCAGAGGCTTGCGCTGGCCCGCGAGGGCGCGGGCGAGGCGGCGCGGTCCTATACCGACAGCCTCCGGCGCCGCAACACGTTGCAGGCCGCGCTGCTCGACCATTCGGGCCTGCCGCTCGACGAGCGTGACCCGGCGGCGGAAGCGGCGCTTCAGGCCGAGCTGGCCGCGACCCTGGCCGAGATCGAGGCGCGGCAGGCCGAGCTCTCGGGGCGCGATCCGTGGATGAACGGGCTGAAAGAGGGCATGGCTGCCTCGGCGCAGGAGGTGCGCGAGAGTCTCAAGCCGGGCGAGGCGGTGGTGATCGTCGATGTTACCACCCGCGCCTGGGGCAGCAGCCGGATCGTGGTGGTGACCCCCGAGAGCGCCGCCTGGGCGCCGATCCCGGCCGACCAGCCGCAGCTTGCGGCCCTGGTCGAGCGGGTGCGCGAGGGTATCGAGCTGAAGATCGGAGTGCGCGCCGCGCTGTCGCTGAAGGCGGCCACCGGCGCGGCGCCCGAGGAGTTCGACACGGAGGCGGCCGCCGAGCTCTATGCGCTGACCTTCGGGCAGGTGGCGCCGGCGCTGGAGGGGGTGAGCCACATCTATGTCGAGCTGCGCGGGGCGCTCTCGTCGCTGCCGCCGCAGCTGCTGTTGCGCAGCCTGCCAGAGGGCGACCTGGCCGAGGCCGACTGGCTGTTGCGGCACCATGCGGTGACGGTGATCCCCTCGGTGCTCTCGTTGCAGATCACCGCCCTGGGCGCGGAAGTGGGCCGGGCGCCGGAGCCGTTTCTGGGCCTCGCCAACCCCGATTACGGGGTGGAGGCGGCCGCCGGCAACGCCCGCGCAGCGCAGCTCCGGTCGGGCCTCGCGCCCTTGCCGGAGACGGCGGGCGAGGTGCATTCGGTGGCCGATGCGGTCCGGGCCGGGGCGGGCGCGGTGCTGGAGGGGGCGGAGGCCAGCGAGGCGGGGCTGAAGGGCCGGGCGCTCGATCGCTTCCGGGTGCTCTACTTTGCCACGCACGGGCTGGTCAGCGGCGATGCGGTCGAGGGCGACGTGCTCGACGAATCCGCCCTGGCCCTGACGCCGGGCGAGGGGGAGGACGGATTTCTGAAGGTGTCGGAGATCGCGCAGCTGAAGCTGAACGCCGATTGGGTGGTGCTCTCGGCCTGCAACACCGCGGTGGGCGGCAAGCCGGGGGCAGAGGCGCTCTCGGGGCTGGCGCAGGGGTTTTTCTACGCCGGGGCGCGGGCGCTGCTGGTGAGCCACTGGCCGGTGGAAAGCCAGAGCGCGGTGGCGCTGATGACCGATATCTTCGCCCGCCGCGCGGCCGATCCGGCGCTCTCGGCGGCGGAGGCGCAGCGGCAGGCCGCGCTGGCTCTGATGCAGACCCCGAAGTGGAGCCATCCGGCCTATTGGGCCCCCTTCATCCTGGTGGGCGACCCGGGCTGA
- the edd gene encoding phosphogluconate dehydratase — protein sequence MPLNPTIAAVTDRIIARSAEARGAYLERIGKAAEAGPVRAHLSCGNQAHAYAAMGADQSALATGNAPNIGIVTAYNDMLSAHQPFERFPALIREAARAKGATAQVAGGVPAMCDGVTQGQPGMELSLFSRDVIALAAGVSLSHNCFDTSIYLGVCDKIVPGLIIAAATFGHIPAVFLPAGPMPSGLPNDEKSKVRQQFAAGEIGRDKLMEAEMASYHGPGTCTFYGTANTNQMLMEFMGLHLPGSSFVNPNTPLRDALTVAGTERALEITAQGNDYRPAGQVLDEKAFVNGIVGLMATGGSTNLILHLPAMARAAGVLLDLQDFSDISETVPLMAKVYPNGLADVNHFHAAGGLQYLIRQLLSAGLLHNDTLTVAGEGLGSYTEEPKLIDGKLTWQPSAEESQNDRILRPASDPFQRTGGLKELKGSMGRGVMKVSAVAPERQVIEAKARVFHDQNDVKKAFQAGEFTEDTVVIVRFQGPKANGMPELHSLTPPLAVLQDRGLKVALVTDGRMSGASGKVPAAIHVTPEAAMGGPIGKVQDGDLVRVDAVAGTLDILAEGWEARTPASPDLSRNKHGIGRELFEAFRQTVGASDEGAAVVV from the coding sequence GTGCCGCTCAACCCCACCATCGCCGCCGTCACCGACCGTATCATCGCCCGCTCGGCCGAGGCGCGTGGCGCCTACCTGGAGCGGATCGGAAAGGCCGCCGAGGCCGGCCCCGTCCGGGCCCATCTGAGCTGCGGCAACCAGGCCCATGCCTACGCCGCGATGGGCGCCGACCAGTCCGCGCTGGCCACCGGCAATGCCCCCAACATCGGCATCGTCACCGCCTACAACGACATGCTCTCGGCTCATCAGCCCTTCGAGCGCTTCCCTGCCCTGATCCGCGAGGCGGCCCGCGCCAAGGGCGCCACCGCCCAGGTGGCGGGCGGGGTTCCGGCCATGTGCGACGGCGTCACCCAGGGCCAGCCCGGCATGGAGCTCTCGCTCTTCTCGCGCGACGTGATCGCCCTCGCCGCCGGGGTCTCGCTCAGCCACAACTGCTTCGATACCTCGATCTACCTTGGCGTCTGCGACAAGATCGTGCCGGGCCTCATCATCGCCGCCGCCACCTTCGGCCATATCCCCGCGGTCTTCCTGCCCGCCGGCCCCATGCCCTCCGGCCTGCCGAACGACGAAAAGTCGAAGGTTCGCCAGCAGTTCGCCGCCGGCGAGATCGGCCGCGACAAGCTTATGGAGGCCGAGATGGCCTCCTATCACGGGCCGGGCACCTGCACCTTCTACGGCACCGCCAACACCAACCAGATGCTGATGGAGTTCATGGGCCTGCACCTGCCCGGCTCCTCCTTCGTCAACCCCAACACCCCGCTGCGCGACGCGCTCACCGTCGCGGGCACCGAGCGCGCGCTCGAGATCACCGCGCAGGGCAACGATTATCGCCCGGCCGGCCAGGTGCTCGACGAAAAGGCCTTCGTCAACGGCATCGTCGGCCTCATGGCCACCGGCGGCTCGACCAATCTCATCCTGCACCTGCCCGCCATGGCGCGGGCGGCGGGCGTGCTCCTCGATCTGCAGGATTTCTCCGACATCTCCGAGACCGTGCCGCTGATGGCCAAGGTCTATCCCAACGGCCTGGCCGACGTGAACCACTTCCACGCCGCGGGCGGGCTGCAATACCTCATCCGCCAGCTGCTCTCGGCGGGGCTGCTGCACAACGACACGCTCACCGTTGCGGGCGAGGGCCTGGGCTCCTACACCGAGGAGCCCAAGCTGATCGACGGCAAGCTCACCTGGCAGCCCTCCGCCGAGGAAAGCCAGAATGACAGGATCCTCCGCCCCGCCTCCGACCCTTTCCAAAGGACCGGCGGTTTGAAGGAGCTGAAAGGCTCGATGGGCAGGGGCGTGATGAAGGTCTCCGCCGTCGCCCCCGAGCGTCAGGTGATCGAGGCCAAGGCCCGCGTGTTCCACGACCAGAACGACGTGAAGAAGGCCTTCCAGGCCGGTGAGTTCACCGAGGATACCGTGGTGATCGTCCGCTTCCAGGGCCCCAAGGCCAACGGCATGCCCGAGCTGCACAGCCTCACCCCGCCGCTCGCCGTGCTTCAGGATCGCGGGTTGAAGGTCGCCCTGGTGACCGATGGCCGCATGTCCGGCGCCTCGGGCAAGGTGCCCGCCGCCATCCACGTCACCCCCGAGGCCGCAATGGGCGGCCCCATCGGCAAGGTGCAGGACGGCGATCTCGTCCGCGTCGACGCCGTGGCCGGCACGCTCGACATCCTGGCCGAAGGCTGGGAGGCGCGCACGCCCGCCAGCCCCGATCTTTCGCGCAACAAGCACGGCATCGGCCGTGAGCTTTTCGAGGCCTTCCGCCAGACCGTCGGTGCATCCGACGAGGGCGCGGCCGTCGTCGTCTGA
- the eda gene encoding bifunctional 4-hydroxy-2-oxoglutarate aldolase/2-dehydro-3-deoxy-phosphogluconate aldolase, with the protein MTPAEASLKTKEICALAPVVPVLVVDELAHAAPLATALVAGGLPALEVTLRTPAALDVIRAMSEVEGGVVGAGTLLTSADVKAAVKAGARFGVSPGATDTLLKACEDEGLPLLPGAATATEAMALLERGYTAMKFFPAEASGGAPALKAIGAPIPQISFCPTGGVSLKNANDYLSLPNVMCVGGSWVAPGDKVQSGDWEGITALAREAAALPR; encoded by the coding sequence ATGACCCCCGCCGAAGCCTCCCTGAAAACCAAGGAAATCTGCGCCCTTGCGCCCGTCGTGCCCGTGCTGGTGGTCGATGAGCTGGCCCATGCCGCGCCTCTCGCCACGGCCCTCGTGGCCGGTGGCCTGCCCGCGCTCGAGGTCACGCTGCGCACCCCCGCCGCACTCGACGTGATCCGCGCCATGTCCGAGGTCGAGGGCGGCGTCGTCGGCGCAGGCACCCTGCTCACCTCGGCAGACGTGAAGGCCGCCGTGAAGGCCGGCGCCAGGTTCGGCGTCAGCCCGGGCGCCACCGACACCCTGCTGAAGGCCTGCGAAGACGAGGGCCTGCCGCTGCTGCCCGGCGCCGCCACCGCCACCGAGGCCATGGCCCTGCTGGAGCGCGGCTATACCGCGATGAAGTTCTTCCCCGCCGAGGCCTCCGGCGGCGCGCCCGCGCTCAAGGCCATCGGCGCGCCGATCCCGCAGATCAGCTTCTGCCCCACCGGAGGCGTGAGCCTGAAGAACGCCAACGACTACCTGAGCCTGCCCAACGTCATGTGCGTCGGCGGCTCCTGGGTCGCGCCCGGTGACAAGGTGCAATCCGGCGACTGGGAGGGCATCACCGCGCTCGCCCGCGAGGCGGCCGCCCTCCCGCGCTGA
- a CDS encoding lytic murein transglycosylase: MMRAVLNRRGFLISTAATGLLAACGGPGGFDAVAPSAPDPAMRPVANAGFDAWVANFKPRAVSAGVSQGVVDRAFARAGFLPGVIERDRNQAEFKRSFEDYLSLVASEKKVEMGRAAFASQRGRLNAIEAKYGVPAEVCCAIWGVESTYGTRRGDIPVISACATLAYEGRRGAFFESQLIAALKILQAGDTTPERMVGSWAGAMGHTQFIPTSFQLFAVDFTGDGRRDIWGEDPSDALASTAAYLARNGWRRGERWGSEVSSGGLQPDPGGPRFAVGHNFNVIKRYNNSDNYALAVGYLSDRIAGRGGLQAEFGPDRYGLTQKQRMALQEGLNRAGYDAGTPDGVLGNKTAAAIRAYQQANGLPVTGEPSPALLQRLL; encoded by the coding sequence ATGATGCGAGCAGTGCTCAACAGGCGCGGATTTCTGATTTCGACGGCGGCGACGGGCCTTCTGGCCGCCTGCGGCGGGCCGGGCGGCTTTGACGCCGTGGCGCCTTCCGCCCCCGACCCGGCGATGCGGCCGGTGGCCAATGCCGGGTTCGACGCCTGGGTGGCGAACTTCAAGCCCAGGGCGGTGAGCGCGGGCGTGAGCCAGGGCGTGGTGGACCGGGCCTTTGCGCGGGCGGGCTTTCTTCCCGGCGTGATCGAGCGCGACCGGAACCAGGCGGAGTTCAAGCGCAGTTTCGAAGATTACCTGTCGCTGGTGGCCAGCGAGAAGAAGGTGGAGATGGGCCGCGCGGCCTTTGCCAGCCAGCGCGGGCGGCTCAATGCCATCGAGGCCAAATATGGCGTGCCGGCGGAGGTGTGCTGTGCGATCTGGGGCGTCGAGAGCACCTATGGCACGCGGCGTGGCGATATCCCGGTGATCTCGGCCTGCGCCACGCTGGCCTATGAGGGGCGGCGCGGGGCCTTCTTCGAGAGCCAGCTGATCGCGGCGCTGAAGATCCTGCAGGCGGGCGACACGACGCCGGAGCGGATGGTGGGCAGCTGGGCGGGCGCGATGGGGCACACCCAGTTCATCCCCACCAGCTTTCAGCTCTTCGCGGTGGATTTCACCGGCGACGGGCGCCGCGACATCTGGGGCGAAGACCCGAGCGACGCCCTGGCCTCGACGGCGGCCTATCTGGCGCGCAACGGCTGGCGGCGCGGCGAGCGCTGGGGCAGCGAGGTGTCGAGCGGCGGGCTCCAGCCCGATCCGGGCGGGCCGCGCTTTGCGGTGGGGCACAACTTCAACGTCATCAAGCGCTACAACAACTCCGACAACTACGCGCTGGCGGTGGGTTACCTCAGCGACCGGATCGCCGGGCGCGGCGGCTTGCAGGCGGAGTTCGGGCCGGACCGATACGGGCTGACCCAGAAGCAGCGCATGGCGCTTCAGGAGGGCCTCAACCGGGCGGGCTACGATGCGGGCACGCCGGATGGGGTGCTGGGCAACAAGACGGCCGCGGCGATCCGGGCCTACCAGCAGGCCAACGGCCTGCCGGTGACGGGCGAGCCTTCGCCCGCCCTGTTGCAGCGGCTCCTCTGA
- a CDS encoding crotonase/enoyl-CoA hydratase family protein yields MSLVRIDRDARGVVTLWLTRAEKHNALSAELIDEIHAAIERLGADEAVRVVVLAGEGKSFCAGGDLGWMQEQMAADGETRAAEAWRLAEMLGAVNACPKPVIGRIHGNAFGGGVGMACVCDLAVAAEGAKFGFTETRLGLIPATIGPYVLARMGEAMARRVFMSARIFGAAEAVRLGVVAEAVPEEALDAAVERQVRPYLDCAPGAVAEAKALALRLGAAPSEAEVEASVAALVRRWESAEAGEGIAAFFDKRRAPWMG; encoded by the coding sequence ATGAGCCTGGTCAGGATCGACAGGGATGCGCGCGGCGTGGTCACGCTCTGGCTCACGCGGGCAGAGAAGCACAACGCGCTCTCGGCGGAGCTGATCGACGAGATCCACGCCGCGATCGAACGATTGGGCGCGGATGAGGCCGTGCGGGTCGTGGTGCTGGCGGGCGAGGGCAAGAGCTTTTGCGCGGGCGGCGACCTGGGCTGGATGCAGGAGCAGATGGCCGCCGATGGCGAGACGCGGGCCGCCGAGGCCTGGCGGCTGGCGGAGATGCTCGGCGCGGTGAACGCCTGCCCCAAGCCGGTGATCGGGCGCATCCACGGCAATGCCTTCGGTGGCGGCGTCGGCATGGCCTGCGTCTGCGACCTGGCGGTGGCCGCCGAGGGCGCGAAGTTCGGCTTTACCGAGACCCGGCTGGGGCTGATTCCGGCCACGATCGGCCCCTATGTGCTGGCACGGATGGGCGAGGCGATGGCGCGGCGGGTGTTCATGAGCGCGCGGATCTTCGGGGCGGCCGAGGCGGTGCGGCTCGGCGTGGTGGCCGAGGCGGTGCCCGAGGAGGCGCTGGATGCGGCGGTGGAGCGGCAGGTGCGGCCCTACCTCGATTGTGCCCCCGGCGCGGTGGCCGAGGCCAAGGCGCTGGCGCTGCGGCTGGGCGCGGCGCCCTCGGAGGCGGAGGTCGAGGCCAGCGTCGCGGCGCTGGTGCGGCGCTGGGAGAGCGCCGAGGCGGGCGAAGGGATCGCCGCCTTCTTCGACAAGCGCAGGGCGCCCTGGATGGGCTGA